Proteins encoded together in one Campylobacter concisus window:
- a CDS encoding epoxyqueuosine reductase QueH: MLVHICCSVDNHYFLQRLRKDYPNERIVGYFYDPNIHPYSEFLLRFEDVKRSCEKLGIKLICGEYDYEAWLGGTKGLEDEPEKGKRCEYCFDFRMKDSAKKALELGLNKITTTLLMSPKKDFSQLKKALDEAVAGSNLEAVAVDYRKNGGTSEQFILAKKDKLYHQNYCGCVFALKKQRDSQNLPQSELMSELNARALYGSIEARLELYKKVRLCEARGEKFHLFRRRFLNYRLLRASVKFDGVVVPSYFVLYSGFKRESLKLNVERDCEIDDELKEGAIFMSIERFNKFTNSKFKSVDELCKRSLELDAEMKFRRQICGEFSQNPIIILDEVKKGSYEIYAKAVFYNDSEEILVLES; this comes from the coding sequence TTGCTAGTTCATATCTGCTGCTCGGTCGATAACCACTACTTTTTACAGCGCCTACGAAAAGATTACCCAAATGAGCGAATAGTAGGCTATTTTTACGATCCAAACATACATCCGTATAGCGAATTTTTACTGCGTTTTGAGGACGTGAAGCGAAGCTGCGAGAAGCTAGGCATCAAGCTAATATGCGGCGAATACGACTACGAAGCGTGGCTTGGTGGCACAAAGGGGCTTGAAGATGAGCCAGAAAAGGGCAAAAGGTGCGAATACTGCTTTGACTTTCGTATGAAAGACTCAGCTAAAAAGGCGTTAGAACTTGGTCTAAATAAGATCACGACGACACTTTTGATGAGCCCAAAAAAGGACTTTTCTCAGCTTAAAAAGGCGCTTGATGAGGCGGTGGCTGGCTCAAATTTAGAGGCGGTTGCGGTTGATTATAGAAAAAATGGCGGCACAAGCGAGCAGTTTATCCTCGCTAAAAAGGACAAACTCTATCACCAAAACTACTGCGGCTGCGTCTTTGCGCTAAAAAAGCAGCGCGACTCGCAAAATTTACCACAAAGTGAGCTTATGAGCGAGCTAAACGCAAGGGCACTTTATGGAAGCATTGAGGCTAGACTTGAGCTTTACAAAAAGGTGCGCCTTTGCGAGGCGAGAGGGGAGAAATTTCACCTTTTTAGAAGGCGATTTTTAAACTACAGACTTTTGCGTGCCAGTGTTAAATTTGATGGAGTTGTGGTGCCAAGCTACTTTGTGCTCTACTCTGGCTTTAAAAGAGAGAGCTTAAAGCTTAACGTGGAGCGCGACTGCGAGATCGATGATGAGCTAAAAGAGGGTGCGATATTTATGAGCATAGAGCGCTTTAATAAATTTACAAATAGCAAATTTAAAAGCGTTGATGAGCTTTGTAAAAGGTCGCTTGAGCTTGACGCTGAGATGAAATTTCGTAGGCAGATATGCGGGGAGTTTTCGCAAAATCCTATCATCATCTTAGACGAAGTCAAAAAGGGCAGCTACGAAATTTACGCAAAGGCTGTTTTTTACAACGACAGTGAAGAAATTTTGGTTTTAGAGAGCTAA
- a CDS encoding ATP-binding cassette domain-containing protein: protein MKIRLKNVSKSLNFKEHFNARAEVLHLLEGINFELGDGENLAILGQSGSGKSTLAKLISFSEPKSGGKIYINDKEITDKNELKKDIRYILQNQKQALNPALKVKTAIAHVRSYLKLSFSENELKELLANLNLKDEILEKYPSQLSGGEATRVGILLALLSKPKILICDEITSGLDNETKQKIINLLLSLDEKISIIFITHDILSAMKIAQKVLIIESGKQVAWGKFEDLASQNVLKKYLDAAKFYDAKL, encoded by the coding sequence GTGAAAATAAGGCTCAAAAACGTCTCAAAAAGTTTAAATTTTAAGGAGCATTTTAACGCTAGAGCTGAAGTTTTGCACCTTTTAGAGGGGATAAATTTCGAGCTTGGTGATGGCGAAAATTTAGCCATTTTGGGTCAAAGTGGCAGTGGCAAAAGCACGCTTGCAAAGCTCATATCATTTAGCGAGCCAAAAAGCGGGGGCAAAATTTATATAAACGATAAGGAGATCACGGACAAAAATGAGCTAAAAAAAGATATCAGATATATCTTGCAAAATCAAAAACAAGCCCTAAATCCAGCGCTAAAAGTAAAAACTGCCATCGCTCATGTGAGGTCATATCTTAAGCTTAGCTTTAGCGAAAATGAGCTCAAAGAGCTTCTAGCAAATCTAAATTTAAAAGATGAAATTTTAGAAAAATATCCATCTCAGCTAAGTGGCGGCGAGGCGACAAGGGTTGGGATACTACTAGCGCTTCTTTCAAAGCCAAAAATCTTAATCTGCGACGAGATAACAAGCGGACTTGATAATGAGACGAAGCAAAAGATCATAAATTTGCTTTTAAGCTTAGATGAAAAGATCAGCATTATTTTCATAACGCACGATATTTTAAGCGCGATGAAGATAGCGCAAAAGGTGCTAATCATCGAATCTGGTAAGCAAGTGGCGTGGGGTAAATTTGAGGATCTTGCAAGCCAAAATGTCCTTAAAAAATACCTCGATGCAGCTAAATTTTATGACGCCAAACTTTGA
- a CDS encoding ATP-binding cassette domain-containing protein, translating to MIEIRNLNVFYKDKKLLSELDFDMSEGKFIGITGASGSGKSLFAKSLIRLFDDHFRVRADKFSIYKKDILKLSQNELKEHRRKVAALVFQNSIASLHPLLNVGDHFNAYLDGDKRANKELAFAYFREFGLDNANLIWHKYSYELSGGEASRVQIALALCLKPKILICDEITSGLDSISGSHVAGILESLKGKMSVIFISHDEALTNYLSDEIWQMRDGRLNLKENA from the coding sequence ATGATAGAGATTAGAAATTTAAACGTTTTTTATAAGGATAAGAAGCTTTTGAGCGAGCTTGATTTTGACATGAGCGAGGGTAAATTTATAGGTATCACGGGTGCAAGTGGCAGTGGCAAATCGCTCTTTGCAAAGAGCCTAATAAGGCTTTTTGATGATCATTTTAGAGTGAGGGCAGATAAATTTAGCATTTACAAAAAAGATATCTTAAAACTTAGTCAAAATGAGCTAAAAGAGCACCGAAGAAAGGTTGCCGCGCTTGTTTTTCAAAACTCTATTGCTAGCCTTCATCCGCTTTTAAACGTGGGTGATCATTTTAACGCCTATCTTGACGGCGACAAAAGGGCGAATAAAGAGCTTGCGTTTGCTTATTTTAGGGAGTTTGGGCTAGATAATGCAAATCTCATCTGGCACAAATACTCATACGAGCTAAGTGGTGGCGAGGCAAGCCGCGTGCAGATCGCTCTTGCGCTTTGCCTGAAGCCAAAAATTTTGATCTGCGACGAGATAACAAGCGGGCTTGATAGCATTAGCGGTAGCCACGTAGCTGGCATCTTAGAGAGCTTAAAGGGCAAGATGAGCGTCATCTTTATCTCGCACGATGAGGCGCTAACGAACTATCTTAGCGATGAGATTTGGCAGATGAGAGATGGGCGGCTAAATTTAAAGGAAAATGCGTGA
- a CDS encoding ABC transporter permease, which translates to MRKVIFFIACFVFLALVTFAFVTPFFSKFEPNFTDFMAVNLAPSSEHIFGTDILGRDNLIRVACALKNSLLVLLLAGFLTTLFSLIYAYFGTSNSRVCESLFDKGLDAFLSIPNIVFIMLFSSFSSGDLLITSFIIAVCSFMQGAKVFMQNLRLNRKCDYAEQAVINGAGKFSLICFEILPNLKHLIVSIFGINAINAVVMEATLGFFGVGSDANKISLGIMLNESKEALFLGSWWMVLFPGVTLFLLILATSIITSNSKNGNIKI; encoded by the coding sequence ATGAGAAAAGTCATATTTTTCATAGCCTGTTTTGTCTTTTTAGCGCTCGTCACATTTGCCTTTGTGACGCCGTTTTTTTCTAAATTTGAGCCAAATTTCACTGACTTTATGGCGGTAAATTTAGCCCCAAGTAGCGAGCATATCTTTGGCACTGACATCCTGGGCAGGGACAATCTCATAAGAGTTGCCTGCGCGCTTAAAAACTCGCTTCTTGTCTTGCTGCTAGCTGGCTTTTTAACGACGCTTTTCTCGCTCATCTACGCATATTTTGGCACGAGCAATAGCAGAGTTTGTGAGAGCCTTTTTGATAAGGGGCTTGATGCCTTTTTAAGCATACCAAACATCGTTTTTATCATGCTTTTTAGCTCATTTAGTAGCGGAGATCTGCTTATAACCTCTTTTATCATTGCCGTTTGCTCCTTTATGCAGGGTGCAAAAGTTTTTATGCAAAATTTAAGGCTTAATAGAAAGTGCGACTACGCCGAGCAAGCCGTGATAAATGGGGCTGGTAAATTTAGCCTTATATGCTTTGAAATTTTGCCAAATTTAAAGCATCTAATAGTTAGTATCTTTGGCATAAACGCGATAAACGCGGTCGTCATGGAGGCAACGCTTGGTTTTTTTGGCGTGGGTAGCGACGCAAACAAGATAAGCCTTGGCATCATGCTAAATGAGAGCAAAGAAGCACTTTTCCTTGGCTCTTGGTGGATGGTGCTTTTCCCTGGTGTGACGCTCTTTTTGCTCATCCTTGCAACCTCGATCATCACGTCAAATTCAAAAAATGGCAATATAAAAATATGA
- a CDS encoding ABC transporter permease produces MFRAILKTAISSLGLLFFISFFLFLLIYFLPGNVTDAMFLRSEAVSVAIKEQILENLGLKDGFFVQYFRWLAHFVTGDFGTSFVSGASVSLLIKERLLNSLILFFTSFFLITLLSFFLGFLSAIYKNKFADIFINFSSFLLASLPHFYIALVLIAIFSVYLNVLPSSGANELGSSGVGVKFIILPTLAIILPHLGANVKFVRDTLNQSLNADFIQTAHARGLGRGKIYLFAIKHASTDIVYYFATLVAGVFAGSYVIESIFSFPGIGKLSLDAVIAKDYPVALATILLTAVFVVLANLLAKIFAILADKRNL; encoded by the coding sequence TTGTTTAGAGCCATTTTAAAAACAGCGATCTCAAGCCTTGGGTTGCTGTTTTTCATCTCATTTTTTCTATTTTTGCTCATATATTTTTTGCCAGGAAACGTCACTGATGCGATGTTTTTGCGAAGTGAGGCGGTGAGCGTGGCTATAAAGGAGCAAATTTTAGAAAATTTGGGGCTAAAAGATGGCTTTTTTGTGCAGTATTTTAGATGGCTGGCTCACTTTGTCACGGGGGACTTTGGCACTAGTTTTGTAAGCGGGGCAAGCGTGTCGCTACTCATTAAAGAGAGGCTCTTAAACTCGCTCATTTTATTTTTTACTTCGTTTTTTCTAATAACTCTTTTATCCTTCTTTTTGGGGTTTTTAAGCGCCATTTATAAGAATAAATTTGCCGATATCTTTATAAATTTTAGCTCCTTTTTGTTAGCTTCATTGCCGCATTTTTACATCGCTCTTGTGCTAATAGCGATCTTTAGCGTCTATCTAAACGTGCTGCCAAGCTCTGGGGCAAACGAGCTAGGATCTAGCGGTGTTGGGGTGAAATTTATCATCTTGCCAACGCTTGCCATCATCTTGCCACACCTTGGCGCAAACGTGAAATTTGTGCGCGACACGCTAAATCAAAGCCTAAACGCCGACTTTATCCAGACGGCTCACGCTAGAGGTTTGGGACGCGGCAAAATTTATCTCTTTGCTATAAAGCACGCAAGCACCGATATAGTCTATTATTTTGCAACGCTTGTGGCTGGCGTTTTTGCTGGCTCGTACGTCATTGAGAGCATTTTTTCATTTCCAGGCATAGGCAAGCTTAGCCTTGATGCGGTCATCGCCAAAGACTATCCAGTCGCACTTGCGACCATTTTGCTAACGGCTGTTTTTGTCGTTTTGGCAAATTTGCTAGCTAAAATTTTTGCCATCTTGGCAGATAAGAGAAATTTATGA
- a CDS encoding ABC transporter substrate-binding protein yields MKRFLVLLFLLFSTFAYANENAVVVAIEEQTPRINPLYDEDHDPTLSLVFSGLTSHDENSHVVPELAKSWQVSDDGLEYIFELRDDAFWHDGVKFSAKDVKFTIEAAQDKKLNAPAISNYEVVKSVEILGDYKVKITLSEPFPPFLDALSFGVLPEHILKGKDIATDKFNDAPIGTGAYKLVKWKKDESLEFAANDKFYKGEPKIKRLFLKIVGDENLRLVGLKSGEIDVALISPTGVNFIKDDKKLSLLKFKSADYRALMFNLEDPIFQDKNVRIALNYAVNKDEIVKSLFHGYASVANNPIEKSFANDSEFKFSYDPQKARELLEKSGFKKNKAGFFEKDGKELGFDIYAFNNDILRVNLAKILSSEFEKFGVRAKAYAKPKTAFSISKVDSFVIGWGSPFDPDFHTYRIFGGFADIDVNENGWNFSHYKDANVDLALKNARYTKDVELRKKYYKEFLKALFENPPYIFIAYLDYPLVFNNKISGIKTQILGHHGAGFLWNIREWQVK; encoded by the coding sequence ATGAAGAGGTTTTTGGTTTTATTGTTTTTGTTATTTTCTACCTTTGCTTATGCAAATGAAAATGCCGTTGTAGTCGCTATCGAGGAGCAAACACCTCGTATAAATCCACTCTACGACGAGGATCACGATCCTACGCTTTCGCTGGTTTTTTCTGGCCTTACTAGCCATGATGAAAATAGCCATGTAGTGCCAGAGCTTGCGAAGTCTTGGCAGGTGAGTGATGACGGGTTGGAGTATATTTTTGAGCTAAGAGATGATGCTTTTTGGCATGACGGGGTGAAATTTAGCGCAAAGGACGTTAAATTTACCATCGAAGCGGCTCAAGATAAGAAGCTAAACGCGCCTGCTATCTCAAACTACGAGGTGGTAAAAAGCGTTGAAATTTTGGGCGATTATAAAGTTAAGATCACGCTTAGTGAGCCTTTTCCGCCATTTCTTGACGCACTTAGCTTTGGCGTTTTGCCTGAGCACATTTTAAAGGGCAAAGATATCGCAACTGATAAATTTAATGACGCCCCTATCGGCACTGGCGCATACAAGCTTGTAAAATGGAAAAAAGATGAGAGTTTGGAATTTGCGGCAAATGATAAATTTTACAAAGGTGAGCCAAAGATAAAAAGGCTATTTTTAAAGATAGTTGGTGATGAAAATTTAAGACTTGTTGGGCTAAAAAGCGGTGAGATCGACGTTGCGCTCATCTCTCCAACTGGTGTAAATTTCATAAAAGATGATAAGAAGTTAAGCCTACTTAAATTTAAAAGCGCAGATTACAGAGCTTTGATGTTTAACCTTGAAGATCCTATCTTTCAAGATAAAAATGTAAGAATAGCCCTAAACTACGCCGTAAATAAAGATGAGATCGTTAAAAGCTTATTTCACGGATATGCAAGCGTAGCGAACAACCCGATAGAAAAAAGCTTTGCAAACGACAGCGAGTTTAAATTTAGCTACGATCCGCAAAAGGCTAGGGAGCTACTTGAAAAAAGCGGCTTTAAGAAAAACAAGGCTGGCTTTTTCGAGAAGGACGGCAAGGAGCTTGGCTTTGATATCTACGCTTTTAATAACGACATTTTAAGGGTCAATCTAGCCAAAATTTTAAGCAGCGAGTTTGAGAAATTTGGCGTGAGAGCCAAAGCCTATGCAAAGCCAAAAACAGCCTTTAGCATAAGCAAGGTCGATAGCTTTGTGATCGGCTGGGGAAGCCCATTTGATCCAGACTTTCACACATATAGAATTTTTGGCGGATTTGCCGACATCGATGTCAATGAAAATGGCTGGAATTTTAGCCACTACAAGGACGCAAACGTCGATCTTGCCCTAAAAAACGCAAGATACACAAAGGACGTGGAGCTTAGAAAAAAATACTACAAAGAATTTCTAAAAGCGCTTTTTGAAAATCCACCTTACATTTTTATAGCCTATCTTGACTATCCGCTCGTTTTTAACAACAAAATTTCAGGCATAAAGACGCAAATTTTAGGCCACCATGGGGCTGGATTTTTATGGAACATAAGAGAGTGGCAAGTAAAATAG
- a CDS encoding DUF748 domain-containing protein: MDKKKKIALITGICVVSLLLIYTLLGFFGLPYAIKNIAPKYLKDYNATLFVSDAKFNPFTFELNATNAELNTTSPLFSTKQIDLKLKPFSIFKKLVEIDIFRLDEPKVKIARDKKANFNFSNFISDDNATSEDNSTSSINFALNNAKIIKGSFSYIDQNLTKPFNVSFDDINYELSSLNTKKNSAGSHTFDSNSSLAHKIDLNGDIKLNPLKIEGNVSIKDFSIKPVAISFIDNDTLNLKNAIINLKINYTLKADENATRINLKDGFLNVKGLSLDEGANELSLGELELPKFDLDSKIADKTEAALNLSAINLNDISFKNAIAASVKSLNLSDISLLANLNEKSELNATAKLKNVGANTLKIDEADRNLANLKDINASNLNINLANNKTALTLEKIALNGINAPLSKSASANVASAGVTNTNFTMDGNKSLASLDELNVKNIGLKAKNKDIVSVADVGVKSISFDLLKMALGVENVSIDRAKFSSELSDNGLSAVNELGFGEQSTKATKAAKHTKKAEKKAENKSASKSKENEFKFDVKIISVNNADIALTHLFEGEKITHKFDNLFVKVANLSSDFSKPFDAKVAMKSSQKLNLDVDSKIKIEPLDVSAKIKLNDTNLPKYFAYAKPFLEADLASGQMSADAQLHYAKDIKADAKVSIKDIRLNGKKAEKLIAFKSLDLEKISFAKNDLAISGVSLNSPFIKAHLSKERKFNLSQIVKEDKNKAKTEAKPESKKAVSKKDDELKFSVKNFSLKNGEVDFSDASLFMPFATTISKLNGKLTDIDKKRPSSGEFQGVVGKNGFAQITAKLFPFELKQNTDIKLDFKDIDLTDITPYSGQFVGYKIKKGKLNLNLNYSVVDSKLNGSNFINFDSLTLGEKVESKDAVNLPLSLAISILSDQNNQINIDLPVEGNLDDPDFKYGGVIWAAVKKLFADITLAPFRFLGNALGLGSKDLSSIDFLAGSSELISSEAPKIADFIKLTGSKPKMKLSITPTYSKLDESFYKNKKLDQKINQIIASSSKDYIAVLNELVPNLKDRSEKALREEALKGIEVDKAKLIELANERANAVKEALIKAGLEAGRININDATSSEPKQNTYTSVLMGVAN; this comes from the coding sequence ATGGATAAAAAGAAAAAAATAGCCCTGATCACTGGCATCTGCGTAGTTTCACTTTTGCTTATCTACACGCTTCTTGGCTTTTTTGGACTGCCTTATGCTATCAAAAATATCGCGCCAAAATACCTAAAAGACTACAACGCAACGCTTTTTGTAAGTGATGCTAAATTTAATCCCTTTACCTTCGAGCTAAACGCTACAAATGCCGAGCTAAACACCACTTCTCCGCTTTTTAGCACGAAGCAGATCGACCTTAAGCTAAAACCATTTTCTATCTTTAAAAAGCTAGTTGAGATAGACATTTTTAGGCTAGATGAGCCAAAAGTAAAGATCGCAAGAGATAAAAAGGCAAATTTTAACTTTAGCAATTTTATAAGCGATGATAACGCAACTAGCGAAGATAACAGCACTAGCTCGATAAATTTCGCGCTAAATAACGCAAAAATCATCAAAGGCTCATTTTCATATATCGATCAAAATTTAACAAAGCCATTTAACGTAAGCTTTGATGATATAAACTACGAGCTAAGCTCGCTAAATACGAAGAAAAATAGCGCAGGTAGTCACACATTTGACTCAAACTCAAGCCTCGCACATAAGATCGATCTAAATGGCGATATCAAGCTAAATCCACTAAAAATAGAGGGTAACGTCAGCATAAAGGACTTTAGCATAAAGCCAGTTGCGATAAGCTTCATCGACAATGACACGTTAAATCTCAAAAATGCCATCATAAACTTAAAGATAAACTACACTTTAAAAGCCGATGAGAACGCAACTAGGATAAATTTAAAAGATGGCTTTTTAAATGTAAAAGGACTAAGCCTTGATGAAGGCGCAAATGAGCTTAGCCTTGGCGAGCTAGAGCTTCCAAAATTTGATCTTGATAGTAAGATAGCGGATAAAACAGAGGCTGCGCTAAATTTAAGTGCCATAAATTTAAATGATATCTCTTTTAAAAATGCCATCGCCGCGAGCGTAAAATCACTAAATTTAAGTGATATCTCGCTTCTTGCAAATTTAAATGAAAAAAGCGAGCTAAATGCCACAGCCAAGCTAAAAAACGTAGGCGCAAACACTCTTAAAATAGATGAAGCGGATAGAAATTTAGCAAATTTAAAAGATATAAATGCTTCAAATTTAAATATAAATTTAGCAAACAACAAAACCGCTCTAACGCTAGAAAAAATAGCACTTAATGGCATCAACGCGCCACTTAGCAAAAGCGCAAGTGCAAATGTAGCAAGTGCTGGCGTGACAAATACAAATTTTACAATGGATGGCAACAAAAGCCTTGCGAGCCTTGATGAGCTAAATGTAAAAAACATAGGGCTTAAAGCAAAAAATAAAGATATAGTAAGCGTCGCTGATGTGGGGGTAAAGAGCATAAGTTTTGATCTTTTAAAAATGGCTCTTGGGGTTGAAAATGTAAGCATAGATAGAGCGAAATTTAGCTCAGAGCTAAGCGATAATGGGCTAAGCGCTGTAAATGAGCTAGGATTTGGCGAGCAGAGCACAAAAGCTACAAAAGCGGCAAAACACACTAAAAAAGCAGAGAAAAAAGCTGAAAATAAAAGCGCTTCAAAAAGCAAAGAAAATGAGTTTAAATTTGATGTAAAAATTATAAGTGTAAATAACGCAGATATCGCTTTGACGCACCTTTTTGAGGGCGAAAAGATCACTCATAAATTTGATAATCTTTTTGTAAAAGTAGCAAATTTAAGTAGCGATTTTAGCAAGCCATTTGACGCAAAAGTGGCGATGAAAAGCTCACAAAAGCTAAATTTGGATGTTGATTCGAAGATAAAGATCGAGCCACTTGATGTAAGTGCAAAAATCAAGCTAAATGATACAAATTTACCAAAGTATTTTGCCTACGCAAAGCCCTTTTTAGAGGCCGATCTAGCTAGCGGTCAGATGAGCGCAGATGCCCAGCTTCACTACGCAAAAGATATCAAAGCAGACGCAAAAGTTAGCATCAAAGATATAAGGCTAAATGGCAAAAAAGCTGAAAAACTAATCGCCTTTAAAAGCCTTGATCTTGAAAAAATTTCATTTGCCAAAAATGACCTTGCCATAAGCGGAGTGAGCTTAAATTCGCCATTTATCAAGGCTCATCTAAGCAAAGAGCGTAAATTTAACCTATCTCAGATCGTAAAAGAGGATAAAAATAAGGCTAAAACCGAGGCAAAACCTGAGAGCAAAAAGGCAGTTAGCAAGAAAGATGACGAGCTAAAATTTAGCGTTAAAAACTTCTCTTTAAAAAATGGCGAGGTTGATTTCTCGGACGCATCGCTATTTATGCCATTTGCCACAACGATCTCAAAGCTAAATGGCAAGCTAACAGACATCGATAAAAAGCGCCCAAGCTCAGGTGAGTTTCAAGGTGTGGTTGGCAAAAATGGCTTTGCGCAGATCACTGCAAAACTCTTTCCATTTGAGCTAAAGCAAAATACCGACATAAAGCTTGACTTTAAAGATATCGATCTAACCGATATAACGCCATATAGTGGGCAGTTTGTGGGCTATAAGATCAAAAAAGGCAAGCTAAATTTAAACCTAAACTATAGCGTCGTCGACTCAAAACTAAATGGCTCAAATTTCATAAATTTTGACTCACTTACACTTGGAGAAAAGGTTGAGTCAAAAGACGCTGTAAATTTACCACTTTCGCTTGCTATCTCGATACTTAGCGATCAAAATAATCAAATAAACATCGACCTGCCAGTTGAGGGAAATTTAGACGATCCTGACTTTAAATATGGCGGCGTCATCTGGGCTGCAGTAAAAAAACTCTTTGCTGACATCACGCTAGCTCCATTTAGATTTTTAGGCAACGCTTTAGGACTTGGCAGCAAAGATCTTAGCTCTATTGATTTTCTTGCTGGAAGTAGCGAGCTTATAAGCTCAGAAGCGCCTAAGATAGCTGATTTTATAAAGCTAACTGGCTCAAAACCTAAGATGAAGCTTAGCATAACGCCAACATACTCAAAACTCGATGAGAGCTTTTATAAAAACAAAAAACTAGATCAAAAGATCAATCAAATCATCGCTTCAAGCAGCAAAGACTACATCGCAGTTTTAAATGAGCTTGTGCCAAATTTAAAAGATAGAAGCGAGAAAGCCTTAAGAGAAGAGGCGCTAAAGGGCATCGAGGTAGATAAAGCAAAGCTAATAGAGCTTGCAAATGAGCGTGCAAATGCGGTAAAAGAGGCGCTTATAAAAGCTGGGCTTGAGGCTGGCCGCATAAATATAAACGATGCAACGAGCTCAGAGCCTAAGCAAAACACCTACACAAGCGTGCTAATGGGAGTGGCGAACTAA
- a CDS encoding tautomerase family protein has product MPYVNIKIAGPEPTKEQKDQVFKEVTETLVRVLGKKKEAVMIFIETHDAGNIGVGGESVEDKRKGIK; this is encoded by the coding sequence ATGCCTTATGTTAATATCAAAATAGCAGGCCCAGAGCCTACAAAAGAGCAAAAAGATCAAGTTTTTAAAGAGGTAACCGAGACGCTTGTAAGAGTGCTTGGCAAGAAAAAAGAGGCGGTTATGATCTTTATCGAAACTCACGATGCTGGCAATATCGGCGTAGGCGGCGAGAGCGTAGAGGACAAAAGAAAGGGGATAAAATGA
- the bcp gene encoding thioredoxin-dependent thiol peroxidase, which produces MSEFSKADIERKITLEVGDKAPEFEALNQDGVKVALKDFIGKNVVLYFYPKDNTPGCTTEACEFSANYDQFIKNDTVIIGVSPDSVKSHVGFIAKQNLKHILLSDEDKEISKLYGVWQVKKNYGKEYLGIARSTFVIGKDGKIVKIYKSVKAKDHAAKVLADLAK; this is translated from the coding sequence ATGAGCGAATTTAGCAAAGCAGACATTGAGAGAAAGATAACGCTTGAAGTTGGCGACAAGGCGCCAGAGTTTGAAGCGCTAAATCAAGATGGCGTAAAGGTCGCATTAAAGGACTTTATAGGCAAAAACGTGGTGCTTTACTTCTACCCAAAAGACAACACTCCAGGCTGCACGACTGAGGCTTGCGAATTTAGCGCAAACTACGATCAGTTTATCAAAAATGATACCGTCATCATCGGCGTTAGTCCAGATAGCGTGAAGTCGCATGTGGGCTTTATCGCAAAGCAAAATTTAAAGCACATCCTCTTAAGCGATGAGGATAAAGAAATTTCAAAGCTTTATGGCGTTTGGCAGGTCAAGAAAAACTACGGCAAAGAGTATCTTGGTATCGCCAGAAGCACCTTTGTGATCGGCAAAGACGGCAAGATAGTTAAAATTTACAAAAGCGTAAAAGCCAAAGACCACGCCGCAAAAGTGCTAGCTGATCTAGCAAAATAA
- a CDS encoding thiol:disulfide interchange protein DsbA/DsbL: protein MKLIKMLILSAFFALNLSALTEGVEYQTLAKPLNVPKNSVVKVFSYDCPHCYKFDRTITRKLMSKLDGVKFIPYHLSTKGKLGETTSKIFAALISIDEANGTDLLSDESKFKQAKFAIYKARHDEKDDFNDGKDKQRFIDLALNAAHVSKDEYEKALSSDRAKELLDAWFASYDVASISGVPAFVVSGKYLINLNAASSIDEMAKTIKELLDK from the coding sequence ATGAAGCTTATAAAAATGCTAATTTTAAGTGCGTTTTTTGCGCTAAATTTATCAGCACTGACTGAAGGCGTGGAGTATCAAACTCTAGCAAAACCGCTCAACGTGCCTAAAAACTCAGTCGTCAAGGTCTTTAGCTACGACTGCCCTCACTGCTATAAATTTGACCGAACGATCACAAGAAAGCTGATGTCAAAGCTTGACGGGGTCAAATTTATCCCATATCACCTAAGCACCAAAGGCAAGCTTGGCGAGACAACAAGTAAAATTTTCGCCGCTCTTATATCAATAGATGAGGCAAATGGGACTGATTTGTTAAGCGATGAGTCTAAATTTAAGCAAGCTAAATTTGCGATATATAAAGCAAGACACGATGAAAAAGATGACTTTAATGATGGCAAAGATAAGCAAAGATTTATAGATCTAGCACTAAATGCGGCTCATGTGAGCAAAGACGAATACGAAAAAGCGCTAAGCTCAGATCGTGCAAAAGAGCTTTTAGACGCGTGGTTTGCCTCTTATGACGTAGCTAGCATTAGCGGTGTGCCAGCCTTTGTAGTAAGCGGCAAATATCTAATAAATTTAAACGCAGCATCATCGATCGATGAGATGGCAAAGACGATAAAAGAGCTTTTAGATAAGTAA